One segment of Solanum stenotomum isolate F172 chromosome 1, ASM1918654v1, whole genome shotgun sequence DNA contains the following:
- the LOC125853822 gene encoding phospholipase D zeta 1-like yields the protein MRAYNEKKSFRVIIVIPLLPGFQGGLDDSGAASVRAIMHWQYRTICRGSNSILHNLNDLMGSRMHDYISFYGLRAYGRLFDGGPIATSQIYVHSKIMIVDDHIALIGSGNINDRSLLGSRDSEIGVLIEDKEFVDSFMGGKPRKAGKFALTLRLSLWSEHLGLRSGEVGQIKDPVIDPTYKDIWMATARTNTMIYQDVFSCIPNDLMQSRVSLRQCMVFSKEKLGHTTIDLGIAPSKLESYQGGDIESIDPMERLKSVKGHLVSFPLDFMCKEDLRPVFNESEYYASAQVFH from the exons ATGCGAGCTTATAATGAAAAGAAGTCCTTCAGGGTTATCATTGTGATTCCACTTCTTCCTGGCTTCCAG GGTGGTTTGGATGATAGTGGTGCTGCTTCAGTTAGAGCTATTATGCATTGGCAATATCGAACAATATGCAGAGGATCTAATTCAATATTGCATAATCTTAATGACCTCATGGGCTCTAGAATGCACGACTATATATCATTTTATGGTCTCAGAGCTTATGGAAGGCTCTTTGATGGTGGTCCTATTGCAACTAGCCAG ATATATGTGCATAGCAAGATCATGATAGTTGATGACCACATAGCCTTGATTGGATCTGGAAATATAAATGACAGAAGCTTGCTTGGTTCAAGAGACTCCGAG ATTGGTGTACTTATCGAGGACAAGGAGTTTGTTGATTCATTCATGGGAGGCAAGCCAAGGAAGGCGGGAAAATTTGCATTAACTCTTCGCCTTTCTTTATGGTCTGAGCACCTTGGTCTTCGTTCAGGCGAG GTTGGTCAAATTAAGGACCCTGTGATTGATCCGACGTATAAGGATATTTGGATGGCAACTGCTAGG ACAAATACCATGATTTACCAAGATGTTTTTTCTTGCATACCCAACGATCTGATGCAATCCAG GGTTTCACTCCGACAATGCATGGTATTCTCAAAAGAAAAACTTGGTCATACAACCATTGATTTAGGAATAGCTCCAAGCAAGCTTGAATCTTATCAGGGTGGAGATATCGAGAGTATAGATCCCATGGAGAGATTAAAATCTGTGAAAGGTCATCTTGTTTCCTTCCCTTTGGATTTTATGTGCAAAGAAGATTTAAGACCTGTGTTTAATGAAAGTGAGTACTATGCATCAGCTCAAGTTTTTCATTAA